TCCTTGCACCCACCTCGACCGCCGCCGGGTCGCCGGTCGGCGACGGACGGGCTCACGCCCGAGACGAGGTGCGCCGCGTCCGGGCAGCCCCGCAGACGACGATTCCTGGCAACCCTCTCAGCGGGTGTGGGATTCCTCGAGCTGGAGCCCGGCCGCAAGCGGCCCGGCCGCGGCCACGGCGGCCTCGGCCCGCGCGCCGCGCTCGAGCTCCGCGATGGCGCGGTCGAGGTGGCGCCCGAGCGCCTCCATGTACTCGGAGAGCGCCTTGTGGACGACCGCGAAGGACACGGCGTCGCGGAAGGCGCTCGGCCGGCGCAGCAGGGTCTCGCCGAGCAGGCGCAGGGTGAACCAGGCCCGGCGCGGATCGGCCACGAGGAGCGTCCGGCGCAGGACCCGGCCGAGCAGGCGCAGATCGCTCCAGCGCAGGTCGAGCCGCTCGGTGATCTGGCGCCCGCGGCCGAGGAGGAACGCGAGCGTGCGCTCCCGGTAGTTGCGGAAGTCGTAGAGGTCCGCGATCAGGCGCCGGTAGCCCTCGTAGAGCTCGCGCCGCGTCATGCTGCGCGGCTCGATGTTCGAGAACACGAACTGGTCGCCGGTCGAGTCCGCGAGCAGGCGGCCCTCGCGCTCCACCCGCTCGTGGAGCGGCGTCTTCGGCATCGCCTGCAGCATGCCGGTCATCGAGACGGGGATGCGCGCCTCCTGGATGAAGCGCAGCTGCTCCTCGAAGATGCCGGTGTCGTCGGCGTCGAAGCCGACGATCATGCCCGCCTGGACCTGGATCCCGTAGTCGTGGATGCGGCGCACGTTCGCGACCAGGTCGCCGCCGCGCGTGTTCTGGGTCTTCTTCGACTGCTGGAGCGACGCCACCCGCGGGCTCTCGATGCCGACGAAGACGGTGGTGAAGTGGGCGTCGCGCAGCAGCCCGAGCAGCTCCTCGTCCTGGGAGACGTTCAGCGACACCTCGGTGTTGAAGTCGATCGGGAAGCCGCGCTCGCGCCCCCAGCGCGCCATCTCGCGCAGCAGCTCCTTGGCGAGGTTCTTGTTGCCGATGAAGTTGTCGTCGACGATGAAGACCTGGCGTACGCCCAGCCGGTGGCACTCCTCGACCTCGGCCAGCACCTGCTCGACGCGCTTGGCGCGCGGCCGGCGTCCATACACCACGATGATGTCGCAGAATTCGCACTGGAACGGGCAGCCGCGTGCGAACTGGATCGTCATCGCGTGGTAGCGGTCCACGTGCAGGAGGTCGAAGCGCGGGACCGGTGTCATCGACAGGTCCGGCTTCTCGTCCGGGCGGTACTCGGTCTTCCAGGTGCCGGCCCGGAAGTCGTGCAGGAACCGGGGCCAGGTCTCCTCGGCCTCGTCGACGAAGAGCACGTCGCAGCGCCCGCGCCATTCCTCGGGGCACAGCGAGGCGTGCGGGCCGCCCACCACCACGAAGCGGCCGCGGCGCCGGAACTCCTCGACGATCTCCGCCATCCGCCGCTTGTGGACGATGTAGCCGGTCACGCCGACGATGTCGGCCTCCACGTCGAAGTCGATCTCCTCGACGTTCTCGTCGCAGAGCGTGATCTCGTGCTCGCGGGGCGTGAGGCCCGCGATGGTCGGCATCGAGAGGTTCGGGAAGATGCAGCGCTTGCCGAGGATCGGGAGGATGCGGTCGTAGGTCCAGAAGCTCGGCGGGTTCTTAGGCGTGACCAGGTGGATCCGCAACGGCGATCTCCTCGGGGGTGCGCCGAGGGTACGCCAGGAGGGCCGCCCGGGGCGTGAAAGTTCGGCAAAAGACGGACCCGGTCCTAGGATGCCGGCCGGGGAGGAGCCGCCATGGACCTGCACGAGCTCGAGGCGATCAAGCGCCTCAAGTACCGCTACCTGCGCTGCCTCGACCAGAAGCTGTGGGACGAGCTGGCCGACTGCTTCACGCCCGACGCCCGCTCCTCCTACGGCGGCGGCCGCCATGCCTTCGAGGGCCGCGACGCGATCCTCGGCTTCCTGCGCGAGGCGATGGGCGCCCCGTCCTTCCTCTCGAGCCACCACGCCCACCATCCGGAGATCGAGCTGACCGGGCCGGACTCGGCGACCGGCGTCTGGGCGCTCGAGGACACCGTGATCGAGACGCGCGCCGGGGTGACGATCCGGGGCGCCGCGTTCTACCACGACGAGTACGTGAAGGTTGGCGGCGCCTGGAAGATCCGCTTCACGGGCTACAAGCGCACCTACGAGGAAGTCGAGTCGCGCCGCGACCGCCCCGGCCTGCGGCTCACGGCGAGCTGGTTCGAGACGGACGGCCGCAGCGAGGCGTGATCCGTCCCGCCGCCAGCCGTCCGGTTGCCGAGGCCGGGGACTCGGGTGGCCGGCGTGGCTATCGTGAGCGCGCGCGACCAGGAGGGACGCCGTGTCCGAGGAGCAGCCGCCGGTCACCCCGCACTGGGGTGACGCCACCAAGGCCTGGGGGCAGGATGCGTGGGAGCAGAAGCGGCGGCTCGCGCGTGCGATGCGCCTCGTGATCGAGCGGCTGGTTCCGAGCAACGCGCCCGAGGACGAGCTGCGCCGGGCGGCCGAGGGGCTCGAGCGCTACGCCGAGGTGCTGCGCGCCCATCCACGCCTCAAGCACTTCCACGGGTTCGCGGAGTCGGCCAACGCCGGTGACGTCGGCGCCTTCTTCGACCAGAGCCCGATGATCGGGCTCGCGAACCCGCTCGCGCCCCCGATCACGATCGGCCGGTCGGGGGAGCGCACAGCCGTCGCGACGGTCCGCTTCGGCTCCGCCTACGAGGGCCCTCCCGGCTGCGTGCACGGCGGCTTCGTCGCGGCGGCTTTCGACGAGGTGCTCGGCTACGTCCAGTCCCTGGGTGGGAACCCCGGCATGACGGCGCGGTTGACCGTCCATTACCGGGCCCCGACCCCGCTCCACACCGAGCTGCGCTTCGAGGCCGAGCTCACGCGGATCGAGGGCCGGAAGATCTTCACGCAGAGCCGCGTCATGGCCAACGGAAAGGTCACGGCGGAGGCGGAGGGACTCTTCGTCTCGGTGGATCGCGCCCGCTTCCTGGAGCTGCTCGAGCAGCGCCGGAGGCGCGAGGCGGGAGAGGCCTGAACGTCCCG
The sequence above is drawn from the Deltaproteobacteria bacterium genome and encodes:
- a CDS encoding radical SAM protein → MRIHLVTPKNPPSFWTYDRILPILGKRCIFPNLSMPTIAGLTPREHEITLCDENVEEIDFDVEADIVGVTGYIVHKRRMAEIVEEFRRRGRFVVVGGPHASLCPEEWRGRCDVLFVDEAEETWPRFLHDFRAGTWKTEYRPDEKPDLSMTPVPRFDLLHVDRYHAMTIQFARGCPFQCEFCDIIVVYGRRPRAKRVEQVLAEVEECHRLGVRQVFIVDDNFIGNKNLAKELLREMARWGRERGFPIDFNTEVSLNVSQDEELLGLLRDAHFTTVFVGIESPRVASLQQSKKTQNTRGGDLVANVRRIHDYGIQVQAGMIVGFDADDTGIFEEQLRFIQEARIPVSMTGMLQAMPKTPLHERVEREGRLLADSTGDQFVFSNIEPRSMTRRELYEGYRRLIADLYDFRNYRERTLAFLLGRGRQITERLDLRWSDLRLLGRVLRRTLLVADPRRAWFTLRLLGETLLRRPSAFRDAVSFAVVHKALSEYMEALGRHLDRAIAELERGARAEAAVAAAGPLAAGLQLEESHTR
- a CDS encoding nuclear transport factor 2 family protein, whose amino-acid sequence is MDLHELEAIKRLKYRYLRCLDQKLWDELADCFTPDARSSYGGGRHAFEGRDAILGFLREAMGAPSFLSSHHAHHPEIELTGPDSATGVWALEDTVIETRAGVTIRGAAFYHDEYVKVGGAWKIRFTGYKRTYEEVESRRDRPGLRLTASWFETDGRSEA
- a CDS encoding PaaI family thioesterase — encoded protein: MSEEQPPVTPHWGDATKAWGQDAWEQKRRLARAMRLVIERLVPSNAPEDELRRAAEGLERYAEVLRAHPRLKHFHGFAESANAGDVGAFFDQSPMIGLANPLAPPITIGRSGERTAVATVRFGSAYEGPPGCVHGGFVAAAFDEVLGYVQSLGGNPGMTARLTVHYRAPTPLHTELRFEAELTRIEGRKIFTQSRVMANGKVTAEAEGLFVSVDRARFLELLEQRRRREAGEA